A window from Carassius gibelio isolate Cgi1373 ecotype wild population from Czech Republic chromosome B3, carGib1.2-hapl.c, whole genome shotgun sequence encodes these proteins:
- the brd4 gene encoding bromodomain-containing protein 4 isoform X5: protein MDYKMHSKSNDLLDFQTLDALLEKIAHCSVPVKRESSEECNGISGALPVEPAPGSRLNEWCPAPPPPVPLPAIHPTIMGDGLDVVQMSGSSSSQGQPSSQASTVFNPNAPETNNPSRPKRQTNQLQYLLKVVLKSLWKHQFAWPFHSPVDAVKLNLPDYYKIIKNPMDMGTIKKRLENSFYINAQECIQDFNTMFTNCYIYNKPGDDIVLMAEALEKVFLHKISEMPQQEVELTTTAGKGRGRGRRDPDINLKIAPGLESSPTIPQTRGLSSLAPGPQMRGPPQGPPTLPPQPIMQALPPRVPPSLPMLPSLPTHPPLAPQLGPPFSMGPTDCNPQVPIMTVVPPPTQTALPPVLMQQSTPPILQSPIPMPHKQQRKSQKRKADTTTPTANDPLNESSPAESKSGKTLPRRDTTRPSKVSKKEAPDSQHHWTPLIGTPSPKQQEQLRYCSGIVKDMFAKKHAAYAWPFYKPVDVDALGLHDYHDIIKHPMDLSTIKDKLENRQYRDAQEFAADVRLMFSNCYKYNPPDHEVVAMARKLQDVFEMRFAKMPDEPEEMLAPAPAPVLHPAPVKTQPPMGTASSSDSSSDSSSESDSSTDDSEEERAQRLAELQEQLKAVHEQLAALSQPQATKPKKKEKEKKEKKKDKHKKKAGVMPALEEILDPPPTLKAPGKPKNKDPLPKKPKKLSKKEGGKGNRSMAPPGAAPPTLQPVVSLDPEEDLGLTGAAGMTGMPSGEKCKPMSYEEKRQLSLDINKLPGDKLGRVVHIIQSREPSLKNSNPDEIEIDFETLKPSTLRELERYVSSCLRKKKKPVSVPEKSMEAVSAAKTKGSSSESGSSSESSSSESEDSETGMASKLKKRGRGEGKKAHHQAVAPGMPQPQVPYQPQTPALQPSAQLKPQQQHPSPAAYIPPPVTALEPSQLLENPFDPLAHFVQPLMHLPHHANDSPSPAPPHLNAHPPGGPVSPETHPFLNQHPILTSPALHNALPQQPSRPSNRAAPLPPKPPQQSTPQQQPPQQTLPQQLQSQQPPQPQHHLPPHLLHPPQQMRQRPLSPPTLTPQGLFSSQPPQMLLEDDEEPVPSMPLPMYLQHLHPNRLQQQQQQQQPPTSLMQSLQSRPQQPGQQSLLQSVQVQSQMSQQSSLPPPQLPVQTQAQPSSQHQARHMQHSQQLSFSQGPVQTTQTQPSQHKVSMPSTKAQQIIQQHPPQHHSPRQHKSDSYNSAHMRDNPSPLMMHSPQMSQYALVHPSPPQVPKKEPQGPSALGGIKEEKLPPSPVMRGEPFSPALRQDPHKHPESKPTMPGHSQKADMKPLESSRPVIRSSEQSGPPPSMQDKEKFKQEPKTPVAPKKDVKLKNMGSWASLAQKSTSTPSSALKSSSDSFEQFRRVAREKEEREKALKAQAEQAEKDRLRREQEKLRGRDEEDSIETSRRPQEEPRRRQEQQQVQPPPQQHQTHTQAQTPAQPPSAPQPSQGPPQSPAASQSALDQQRELARRREQERRRREAMAATIDMNFQSDLMAIFEENLF from the exons AGAGTCCAGCGAGGAGTGCAATGGAATTAGCGGTGCTCTCCCTGTGGAGCCCGCGCCCGGCTCGAGACTGAACGAGTGGTGTCCTGCCCCACCCCCTCCCGTCCCTCTGCCCGCGATCCACCCCACCATTATGGGGGACGGCCTGGACGTAGTGCAGATGTCGGGGAGCAGCAGCAGTCAGGGGCAGCCATCGTCCCAGGCCTCTACCGTCTTCAATCCCAATGCCCCAGAAACCAATAACCCTTCCCGGCCCAAGCGCCAGACCAACCAGCTGCAGTACCTGCTGAAGGTGGTGCTGAAGTCTCTTTGGAAGCACCAGTTCGCTTGGCCTTTCCATTCTCCTGTTGACGCCGTTAAACTGAATCTGCCT GACTATTACAAGATAATCAAAAACCCTATGGACATGGGAACAATCAAGAAACGCCTAGAGAACAGTTTCTACATCAATGCCCAAGAATGTATTCAGGACTTCAACACCATGTTTACTAACTGCTATATTTACAATAAG CCTGGGGATGACATAGTCTTAATGGCAGAAGCACTGGAGAAGGTGTTCCTCCACAAGATTTCAGAGATGCCCCAGCAGGAGGTGGAGTTGACGACCACAGCTGGAAAGGGTCGTGGCCGGGGCAGGAGGGATCCAG ACATTAACCTGAAAATTGCACCTGGCCTGGAGTCTTCACCCACAATTCCTCAAACACGTGGCCTTTCTAGTCTTGCTCCTGGGCCACAAATGAGAGGACCACCACAAGGTCCACCTACTTTACCTCCCCAGCCTATCATGCAAGCCTTGCCCCCTCGAGTACCCCCTTCGCTCCCTATGCTCCCTTCGCTCCCTACACACCCTCCCCTTGCGCCTCAATTAGGGCCACCTTTTTCTATGGGCCCCACTGACTGCAACCCACAGGTCCCCATCATGACGGTTGTGCCTCCTCCAACCCAAACTGCCCTGCCGCCCGTGCTCATGCAACAGAGCACCCCTCCTATTCTACAAAGCCCCATCCCAATGCCTCACAAA CAGCAGAGAAAAAGTCAGAAAAGGAAAGCAGACACCACAACACCTACGGCAAACGACCCCCTGAACGAGTCCTCACCTGCTGAGTCGAAGTCAGGAAAGACTCTGCCACGCCGGGATACTACACGACCAAGCAAAGTATCCAAAAAGGAGGCACCGGACTCCCAGCACCATTGGACACCCCTCATTGGGACCCCCAGCCCCAAGCAACAAGAGCAGCTACGCTACTGCTCCGGCATTGTAAAAGACATGTTTGCTAAGAAGCATGCTGCATACGCTTGGCCCTTCTACAAGCCAGTGGATGTGGATgctctagggctgcacgattaccATGACATCATCAAACATCCCATGGACCTCAGCACTATTAAG GACAAGTTGGAAAACAGACAGTACAGAGATGCTCAGGAGTTTGCAGCAGATGTGCGGTTAATGTTCTCCAACTGTTATAAGTACAACCCTCCAGACCATGAAGTGGTGGCTATGGCACGCAAACTGCAG GATGTGTTTGAGATGCGTTTTGCTAAAATGCCCGATGAGCCAGAGGAAATGCTGGCACCCGCTCCTGCGCCAGTGCTCCACCCGGCTCCTGTCAAGACACAGCCTCCCATGGGCACGGCCTCGTCCTCTGACAGCTCCAGTGATTCCTCATCTGAATCGGACTCCTCCACGGACGACTCTGAAGAGGAGAGAGCCCAGAGGCTAGCAGAGCTCCAGGAGCAA CTGAAAGCGGTTCATGAGCAGCTGGCTGCCTTGTCCCAGCCTCAGGCCACCAAACCaaagaaaaaagagaaggaaaagaaggagaagaagaaagacaAGCACAAAAAGAAAGCGGGAGTCATGCCTGCACTTGAAGAGATCCTGGATCCACCTCCTACCCTCAAGGCTCCAGGAAAGCCTAAGAACAAGGATCCTCTTCCTAAGAAGCCCAAGAAGCTGAG CAAGAAGGAGGGAGGTAAGGGCAATCGCTCCATGGCTCCACCAGGTGCTGCTCCACCGACCCTGCAGCCTGTGGTGAGCCTGGATCCTGAGGAGGATCTGGGTCTGACTGGAGCAGCTGGAATGACAGGCATGCCTTCTGGAGAGAAATGTAAACCTATGTCCTATGAAGAAAAGAGACAGCTGAGCCTGGACATTAACAAGCTGCCTGGAGACAAGCTGGGCCGTGTGGTCCACATCATCCAGTCCCGTGAGCCGTCGCTTAAGAACTCCAACCCGGACGAGATTGAGATTGACTTTGAGACGTTAAAGCCTTCTACACTGCGGGAACTGGAGAGATACGTGTCGTCCTGCCTTCGCAAGAAGAAGAAGCCTGTCAGTG TTCCAGAGAAGTCCATGGAGGCAGTGAGTGCTGCAAAGACCAAAGGCTCATCGTCCGAGTCAGGCAGCAGCAGCGAGTCCAGCTCCTCAGAAAGTGAAGACTCTGAGACAG GGATGGCTTCTAAGCTGAAGAAGAGGGGGAGAGGAGAAGGAAAGAAGGCTCATCACCAGGCGGTGGCTCCAGGCATGCCTCAGCCGCAAGTTCCCTATCAACCCCAGACCCCTGCACTTCAGCCCAGTGCTCAGCTGAAGCCACAGCAGCAGCATCCCTCTCCCGCTGCTTACATACCTCCTCCCGTCACAGCTCTGGAGCCCTCGCAGCTCCTGGAAAACCCCTTCGACCCTCTGGCCCACTTTGTCCAGCCCCTCATGCACCTTCCCCACCATGCCAATGACTCGCCCTCCCCTGCGCCGCCTCACCTCAACGCTCACCCTCCAGGAGGCCCAGTGTCACCTGAGACGCACCCTTTCCTGAACCAGCACCCCATCCTCACATCCCCAG CTTTGCACAACGCATTGCCCCAGCAGCCTTCAAGGCCCAGTAATAGGGCAGCCCCGCTACCTCCTAAACCTCCGCAGCAAAGCACGCCCCAGCAGCAGCCGCCCCAGCAGACCCTGCCGCAGCAGCTCCAGTCCCAGCAACCCCCACAGCCCCAGCACCACCTCCCTCCTCACCTGCTGCATCCTCCCCAACAAATGCGCCAGCGGCCCCTCTCCCCACCCACGCTCACTCCCCAGGGCCTGTTCTCCTCCCAGCCCCCACAGATGCTGCTAGAGGACGACGAGGAGCCCGTTCCCTCCATGCCCCTGCCCATGTACCTGCAGCACCTGCATCCAAACcgcctgcagcagcagcagcagcagcagcagccaccGACATCACTAATGCAGTCTTTGCAGAGCAGGCCGCAGCAGCCGGGCCAGCAGTCTCTGCTGCAGTCGGTGCAGGTTCAGTCTCAGATGAGCCAGCAGAGCTCCTTGCCCCCACCGCAGCTTCCTGTTCAGACTCAAGCCCAGCCCTCCTCGCAGCATCAGGCCAGACACATGCAGCACTCGCAGCAGCTGAGCTTCTCTCAAGGCCCGGTGCAGACCACGCAAACGCAGCCTAGTCAACACAAAGTGTCCATGCCCTCCACGAAAGCACAGCAGATTATCCAGCAGCATCCACCGCAGCATCACTCTCCACGTCAACACAAGTCTGACTCCTATAACTCAG CACACATGCGAGATAACCCCTCCCCCCTCATGATGCATTCCCCTCAAATGTCACAGTACGCTTTAGTCCACCCGTCCCCTCCTCAGGTCCCCAAAAAG GAACCACAAGGTCCTTCAGCTTTGGGTGGCATTAAAGAAGAGAAGCTGCCTCCTTCACCTGTGATGCGTGGTGAGCCCTTCAGTCCAGCCTTGAGACAAGACCCTCACAAACACCCTGAGAGCAAACCCACAATGCCAGGCCACAGCCAGA AAGCAGATATGAAACCACTTGAAAGTTCCCGTCCTGTCATCCGCTCCTCTGAGCAGAGCGGTCCGCCGCCTTCCATGCAGGACAAAGAGAAATTCAAACAGGAGCCCAAAACTCCTGTGGCGCCTAAAAAG GATGTGAAACTGAAGAACATGGGTTCCTGGGCGAGCCTGGCACAGAAGTCCACCTCCACTCCCTCGTCTGCTCTGAAGTCCTCAAGTGACAGCTTCGAACAGTTTCGACGTGTAGCCCGAGAGAAGGAAGAGCGAGAGAAAGCCCTGAAGGCCCAGGCCGAGCAAGCTGAGAAAGACCGTCTGCGGAGAGAACAAGAGAAACTTCG GGGACGGGATGAGGAGGACTCCATTGAGACATCCCGAAGGCCTCAGGAGGAGCCCCGCAGGCGGCAGGAGCAACAGCAGGTCCAGCCGCCGCCGCAGCAGCACCAAACTCACACCCAAGCCCAGACCCCGGCCCAACCGCCCTCGGCCCCGCAGCCTTCCCAGGGCCCGCCCCAGTCCCCCGCGGCTTCCCAGAGTGCACTTGACCAGCAGAGGGAGCTTGCGCGTCGCCGGGaacaggagaggaggaggagagaggcg ATGGCAGCTACTATTGACATGAATTTCCAAAGCGATTTGATGGCTATCTTTGAGGAGAACTTGTTCTGA
- the brd4 gene encoding bromodomain-containing protein 4 isoform X1, which yields MDYKMHSKSNDLLDFQTLDALLEKIAHCSVPVKRESSEECNGISGALPVEPAPGSRLNEWCPAPPPPVPLPAIHPTIMGDGLDVVQMSGSSSSQGQPSSQASTVFNPNAPETNNPSRPKRQTNQLQYLLKVVLKSLWKHQFAWPFHSPVDAVKLNLPDYYKIIKNPMDMGTIKKRLENSFYINAQECIQDFNTMFTNCYIYNKPGDDIVLMAEALEKVFLHKISEMPQQEVELTTTAGKGRGRGRRDPDINLKIAPGLESSPTIPQTRGLSSLAPGPQMRGPPQGPPTLPPQPIMQALPPRVPPSLPMLPSLPTHPPLAPQLGPPFSMGPTDCNPQVPIMTVVPPPTQTALPPVLMQQSTPPILQSPIPMPHKQQRKSQKRKADTTTPTANDPLNESSPAESKSGKTLPRRDTTRPSKVSKKEAPDSQHHWTPLIGTPSPKQQEQLRYCSGIVKDMFAKKHAAYAWPFYKPVDVDALGLHDYHDIIKHPMDLSTIKDKLENRQYRDAQEFAADVRLMFSNCYKYNPPDHEVVAMARKLQDVFEMRFAKMPDEPEEMLAPAPAPVLHPAPVKTQPPMGTASSSDSSSDSSSESDSSTDDSEEERAQRLAELQEQLKAVHEQLAALSQPQATKPKKKEKEKKEKKKDKHKKKAGVMPALEEILDPPPTLKAPGKPKNKDPLPKKPKKLSKKEGGKGNRSMAPPGAAPPTLQPVVSLDPEEDLGLTGAAGMTGMPSGEKCKPMSYEEKRQLSLDINKLPGDKLGRVVHIIQSREPSLKNSNPDEIEIDFETLKPSTLRELERYVSSCLRKKKKPVSVPEKSMEAVSAAKTKGSSSESGSSSESSSSESEDSETGMASKLKKRGRGEGKKAHHQAVAPGMPQPQVPYQPQTPALQPSAQLKPQQQHPSPAAYIPPPVTALEPSQLLENPFDPLAHFVQPLMHLPHHANDSPSPAPPHLNAHPPGGPVSPETHPFLNQHPILTSPAALHNALPQQPSRPSNRAAPLPPKPPQQSTPQQQPPQQTLPQQLQSQQPPQPQHHLPPHLLHPPQQMRQRPLSPPTLTPQGLFSSQPPQMLLEDDEEPVPSMPLPMYLQHLHPNRLQQQQQQQQPPTSLMQSLQSRPQQPGQQSLLQSVQVQSQMSQQSSLPPPQLPVQTQAQPSSQHQARHMQHSQQLSFSQGPVQTTQTQPSQHKVSMPSTKAQQIIQQHPPQHHSPRQHKSDSYNSAHMRDNPSPLMMHSPQMSQYALVHPSPPQVPKKEPQGPSALGGIKEEKLPPSPVMRGEPFSPALRQDPHKHPESKPTMPGHSQKADMKPLESSRPVIRSSEQSGPPPSMQDKEKFKQEPKTPVAPKKVQDVKLKNMGSWASLAQKSTSTPSSALKSSSDSFEQFRRVAREKEEREKALKAQAEQAEKDRLRREQEKLRGRDEEDSIETSRRPQEEPRRRQEQQQVQPPPQQHQTHTQAQTPAQPPSAPQPSQGPPQSPAASQSALDQQRELARRREQERRRREAMAATIDMNFQSDLMAIFEENLF from the exons AGAGTCCAGCGAGGAGTGCAATGGAATTAGCGGTGCTCTCCCTGTGGAGCCCGCGCCCGGCTCGAGACTGAACGAGTGGTGTCCTGCCCCACCCCCTCCCGTCCCTCTGCCCGCGATCCACCCCACCATTATGGGGGACGGCCTGGACGTAGTGCAGATGTCGGGGAGCAGCAGCAGTCAGGGGCAGCCATCGTCCCAGGCCTCTACCGTCTTCAATCCCAATGCCCCAGAAACCAATAACCCTTCCCGGCCCAAGCGCCAGACCAACCAGCTGCAGTACCTGCTGAAGGTGGTGCTGAAGTCTCTTTGGAAGCACCAGTTCGCTTGGCCTTTCCATTCTCCTGTTGACGCCGTTAAACTGAATCTGCCT GACTATTACAAGATAATCAAAAACCCTATGGACATGGGAACAATCAAGAAACGCCTAGAGAACAGTTTCTACATCAATGCCCAAGAATGTATTCAGGACTTCAACACCATGTTTACTAACTGCTATATTTACAATAAG CCTGGGGATGACATAGTCTTAATGGCAGAAGCACTGGAGAAGGTGTTCCTCCACAAGATTTCAGAGATGCCCCAGCAGGAGGTGGAGTTGACGACCACAGCTGGAAAGGGTCGTGGCCGGGGCAGGAGGGATCCAG ACATTAACCTGAAAATTGCACCTGGCCTGGAGTCTTCACCCACAATTCCTCAAACACGTGGCCTTTCTAGTCTTGCTCCTGGGCCACAAATGAGAGGACCACCACAAGGTCCACCTACTTTACCTCCCCAGCCTATCATGCAAGCCTTGCCCCCTCGAGTACCCCCTTCGCTCCCTATGCTCCCTTCGCTCCCTACACACCCTCCCCTTGCGCCTCAATTAGGGCCACCTTTTTCTATGGGCCCCACTGACTGCAACCCACAGGTCCCCATCATGACGGTTGTGCCTCCTCCAACCCAAACTGCCCTGCCGCCCGTGCTCATGCAACAGAGCACCCCTCCTATTCTACAAAGCCCCATCCCAATGCCTCACAAA CAGCAGAGAAAAAGTCAGAAAAGGAAAGCAGACACCACAACACCTACGGCAAACGACCCCCTGAACGAGTCCTCACCTGCTGAGTCGAAGTCAGGAAAGACTCTGCCACGCCGGGATACTACACGACCAAGCAAAGTATCCAAAAAGGAGGCACCGGACTCCCAGCACCATTGGACACCCCTCATTGGGACCCCCAGCCCCAAGCAACAAGAGCAGCTACGCTACTGCTCCGGCATTGTAAAAGACATGTTTGCTAAGAAGCATGCTGCATACGCTTGGCCCTTCTACAAGCCAGTGGATGTGGATgctctagggctgcacgattaccATGACATCATCAAACATCCCATGGACCTCAGCACTATTAAG GACAAGTTGGAAAACAGACAGTACAGAGATGCTCAGGAGTTTGCAGCAGATGTGCGGTTAATGTTCTCCAACTGTTATAAGTACAACCCTCCAGACCATGAAGTGGTGGCTATGGCACGCAAACTGCAG GATGTGTTTGAGATGCGTTTTGCTAAAATGCCCGATGAGCCAGAGGAAATGCTGGCACCCGCTCCTGCGCCAGTGCTCCACCCGGCTCCTGTCAAGACACAGCCTCCCATGGGCACGGCCTCGTCCTCTGACAGCTCCAGTGATTCCTCATCTGAATCGGACTCCTCCACGGACGACTCTGAAGAGGAGAGAGCCCAGAGGCTAGCAGAGCTCCAGGAGCAA CTGAAAGCGGTTCATGAGCAGCTGGCTGCCTTGTCCCAGCCTCAGGCCACCAAACCaaagaaaaaagagaaggaaaagaaggagaagaagaaagacaAGCACAAAAAGAAAGCGGGAGTCATGCCTGCACTTGAAGAGATCCTGGATCCACCTCCTACCCTCAAGGCTCCAGGAAAGCCTAAGAACAAGGATCCTCTTCCTAAGAAGCCCAAGAAGCTGAG CAAGAAGGAGGGAGGTAAGGGCAATCGCTCCATGGCTCCACCAGGTGCTGCTCCACCGACCCTGCAGCCTGTGGTGAGCCTGGATCCTGAGGAGGATCTGGGTCTGACTGGAGCAGCTGGAATGACAGGCATGCCTTCTGGAGAGAAATGTAAACCTATGTCCTATGAAGAAAAGAGACAGCTGAGCCTGGACATTAACAAGCTGCCTGGAGACAAGCTGGGCCGTGTGGTCCACATCATCCAGTCCCGTGAGCCGTCGCTTAAGAACTCCAACCCGGACGAGATTGAGATTGACTTTGAGACGTTAAAGCCTTCTACACTGCGGGAACTGGAGAGATACGTGTCGTCCTGCCTTCGCAAGAAGAAGAAGCCTGTCAGTG TTCCAGAGAAGTCCATGGAGGCAGTGAGTGCTGCAAAGACCAAAGGCTCATCGTCCGAGTCAGGCAGCAGCAGCGAGTCCAGCTCCTCAGAAAGTGAAGACTCTGAGACAG GGATGGCTTCTAAGCTGAAGAAGAGGGGGAGAGGAGAAGGAAAGAAGGCTCATCACCAGGCGGTGGCTCCAGGCATGCCTCAGCCGCAAGTTCCCTATCAACCCCAGACCCCTGCACTTCAGCCCAGTGCTCAGCTGAAGCCACAGCAGCAGCATCCCTCTCCCGCTGCTTACATACCTCCTCCCGTCACAGCTCTGGAGCCCTCGCAGCTCCTGGAAAACCCCTTCGACCCTCTGGCCCACTTTGTCCAGCCCCTCATGCACCTTCCCCACCATGCCAATGACTCGCCCTCCCCTGCGCCGCCTCACCTCAACGCTCACCCTCCAGGAGGCCCAGTGTCACCTGAGACGCACCCTTTCCTGAACCAGCACCCCATCCTCACATCCCCAG CAGCTTTGCACAACGCATTGCCCCAGCAGCCTTCAAGGCCCAGTAATAGGGCAGCCCCGCTACCTCCTAAACCTCCGCAGCAAAGCACGCCCCAGCAGCAGCCGCCCCAGCAGACCCTGCCGCAGCAGCTCCAGTCCCAGCAACCCCCACAGCCCCAGCACCACCTCCCTCCTCACCTGCTGCATCCTCCCCAACAAATGCGCCAGCGGCCCCTCTCCCCACCCACGCTCACTCCCCAGGGCCTGTTCTCCTCCCAGCCCCCACAGATGCTGCTAGAGGACGACGAGGAGCCCGTTCCCTCCATGCCCCTGCCCATGTACCTGCAGCACCTGCATCCAAACcgcctgcagcagcagcagcagcagcagcagccaccGACATCACTAATGCAGTCTTTGCAGAGCAGGCCGCAGCAGCCGGGCCAGCAGTCTCTGCTGCAGTCGGTGCAGGTTCAGTCTCAGATGAGCCAGCAGAGCTCCTTGCCCCCACCGCAGCTTCCTGTTCAGACTCAAGCCCAGCCCTCCTCGCAGCATCAGGCCAGACACATGCAGCACTCGCAGCAGCTGAGCTTCTCTCAAGGCCCGGTGCAGACCACGCAAACGCAGCCTAGTCAACACAAAGTGTCCATGCCCTCCACGAAAGCACAGCAGATTATCCAGCAGCATCCACCGCAGCATCACTCTCCACGTCAACACAAGTCTGACTCCTATAACTCAG CACACATGCGAGATAACCCCTCCCCCCTCATGATGCATTCCCCTCAAATGTCACAGTACGCTTTAGTCCACCCGTCCCCTCCTCAGGTCCCCAAAAAG GAACCACAAGGTCCTTCAGCTTTGGGTGGCATTAAAGAAGAGAAGCTGCCTCCTTCACCTGTGATGCGTGGTGAGCCCTTCAGTCCAGCCTTGAGACAAGACCCTCACAAACACCCTGAGAGCAAACCCACAATGCCAGGCCACAGCCAGA AAGCAGATATGAAACCACTTGAAAGTTCCCGTCCTGTCATCCGCTCCTCTGAGCAGAGCGGTCCGCCGCCTTCCATGCAGGACAAAGAGAAATTCAAACAGGAGCCCAAAACTCCTGTGGCGCCTAAAAAGGTACAG GATGTGAAACTGAAGAACATGGGTTCCTGGGCGAGCCTGGCACAGAAGTCCACCTCCACTCCCTCGTCTGCTCTGAAGTCCTCAAGTGACAGCTTCGAACAGTTTCGACGTGTAGCCCGAGAGAAGGAAGAGCGAGAGAAAGCCCTGAAGGCCCAGGCCGAGCAAGCTGAGAAAGACCGTCTGCGGAGAGAACAAGAGAAACTTCG GGGACGGGATGAGGAGGACTCCATTGAGACATCCCGAAGGCCTCAGGAGGAGCCCCGCAGGCGGCAGGAGCAACAGCAGGTCCAGCCGCCGCCGCAGCAGCACCAAACTCACACCCAAGCCCAGACCCCGGCCCAACCGCCCTCGGCCCCGCAGCCTTCCCAGGGCCCGCCCCAGTCCCCCGCGGCTTCCCAGAGTGCACTTGACCAGCAGAGGGAGCTTGCGCGTCGCCGGGaacaggagaggaggaggagagaggcg ATGGCAGCTACTATTGACATGAATTTCCAAAGCGATTTGATGGCTATCTTTGAGGAGAACTTGTTCTGA